From the Leptospira biflexa serovar Patoc strain 'Patoc 1 (Paris)' genome, one window contains:
- a CDS encoding Ig-like domain-containing protein produces the protein MKSAPWTICIVGIYFLLHCHSKMGTSQDWLSLFVNEDSPKVISFTPSSGSDHVSPKTEISILWSQPMEIQSCVSAFSLEPNTRGNFETTDLSLKFFPNEELSPIGYMIRLSKQCENKKGKDLDRVYSIPFSVKLGPTLPPPYIESFLISIGNTEECLSGGQIADRILGEVDSACLGNPEPSPMTIRFSKPMDQREVQLGLRLEPYGSFHLEWTDPNQVQIRFDEFLESQTRYQLILSSGISALDGSKIQNPVSLDFFIGEGPRPPEVIGFGLASQNCGLGIQELGSMTGARWDSISCFWSRGLAILSPHDYKFRGGDNGSGESGSPNACADVSTDNFKLFFDQYVDPISVISSSRLTKISPPTSNIRLATWEWGHCQNTFPYGCREITYSFAESEASCNGSVFGNNTTGGDFNLASSILAPNFYPYYEFRLDAEVRSVTGKRMASPFVIQMEAK, from the coding sequence ATGAAATCCGCACCATGGACAATTTGTATTGTTGGGATTTATTTTCTTTTGCATTGCCATTCTAAAATGGGAACGTCGCAAGATTGGTTGAGTTTATTTGTGAATGAAGACTCCCCCAAAGTGATTTCGTTTACTCCCAGTTCGGGGAGTGACCATGTCTCACCCAAAACAGAAATTTCCATTCTTTGGAGCCAACCCATGGAAATCCAATCTTGTGTTTCTGCGTTTTCATTGGAACCGAATACGAGAGGTAACTTTGAAACCACAGACCTTTCCTTAAAATTTTTTCCCAATGAAGAGTTATCTCCTATCGGATATATGATCCGGTTGTCCAAACAATGTGAAAATAAAAAAGGAAAAGACTTAGACCGAGTTTATTCCATTCCCTTTTCTGTCAAACTTGGTCCAACACTCCCGCCCCCATATATAGAATCCTTTTTGATCTCCATTGGGAACACCGAAGAATGTTTGTCAGGTGGACAGATAGCGGATCGAATTTTGGGTGAAGTGGATTCGGCATGTTTAGGGAATCCTGAGCCTTCTCCGATGACAATACGTTTCTCAAAACCAATGGACCAAAGGGAAGTACAGTTAGGATTACGTTTAGAGCCATATGGATCTTTCCATTTAGAGTGGACGGATCCAAACCAAGTCCAAATCCGATTCGATGAATTTTTAGAAAGCCAAACGCGTTACCAATTGATTCTATCTTCTGGAATTTCTGCCCTGGATGGTTCAAAAATACAAAACCCCGTTTCCTTAGATTTTTTTATAGGGGAAGGGCCAAGGCCACCAGAGGTGATTGGATTTGGATTAGCTTCCCAAAACTGTGGTTTAGGGATCCAAGAACTTGGATCTATGACAGGTGCTAGATGGGATTCTATTTCCTGCTTTTGGAGTAGAGGTCTTGCTATCTTAAGTCCACATGACTACAAATTTCGAGGTGGGGACAATGGTTCTGGTGAGAGTGGAAGTCCAAACGCTTGTGCAGATGTCTCAACCGATAATTTTAAACTCTTTTTTGACCAATATGTGGATCCAATTTCTGTGATTTCGTCGAGTCGATTGACAAAAATTTCACCACCAACAAGTAATATCCGTTTGGCGACATGGGAATGGGGGCACTGCCAAAACACTTTTCCGTATGGGTGCCGAGAGATCACGTATTCCTTTGCTGAAAGTGAAGCCAGTTGTAATGGTTCAGTTTTTGGGAACAATACCACTGGAGGCGATTTTAATTTAGCATCTTCTATACTCGCCCCTAATTTTTATCCGTATTATGAATTCCGACTTGATGCAGAGGTCCGTTCTGTCACTGGAAAACGTATGGCCTCTCCTTTTGTGATCCAAATGGAGGCTAAATGA
- a CDS encoding efflux RND transporter periplasmic adaptor subunit, which produces MKKKFLSYLKSKSKALGIILLIYVTLSYLFTMFSNESIRNRFRSLSYVLYQNFWIENDQNVYAIGNQKEKPIFSKPILKQVLVSMEFPATVEATKELQLQSKQSGRIQKIHVTEGQSVKKGQLLVELDDELLRLEGEKLSISLEVTKANQVISFQKWKQAEKLIEVKVREIDKKTEMLEIAESEWEMAKDIKEKKEILWKQGYISLSELDKWKFDEENKHAIYKNIKRDRDSLLSVLNLNFDLEEPNLPTKLKLWKEQNTIIERTEYELSLTNTKILENQIKFNKQMISESKLFAPKAGTILKVHLKEGEISNHLTLLSLIENGDLSILFQIGESDLKLIQPGKRVEFKPSLDGMPVAFGKIDTVSGYLESRTHGIGVKVKLFKNQHSLMTGMFGVAKVDTDTSKDLLLVPKDSVFGDGVSGFFLFLKKGETIQKRFIQCKSYNEKDMEVMSGLNSEDLFQVNVK; this is translated from the coding sequence ATGAAAAAAAAATTCTTATCCTATCTGAAATCAAAAAGTAAAGCTCTTGGTATCATTTTGCTTATATATGTGACTCTCTCGTATCTTTTTACAATGTTTTCCAATGAAAGCATACGTAATCGATTCCGATCTCTTTCATACGTATTGTATCAAAATTTTTGGATCGAGAACGACCAAAATGTATATGCAATTGGAAACCAAAAAGAAAAACCAATCTTTTCAAAACCAATTTTAAAACAAGTTTTGGTTTCGATGGAATTTCCAGCAACAGTCGAAGCGACCAAGGAATTACAATTACAAAGTAAACAATCCGGTAGGATTCAAAAAATCCATGTCACAGAAGGGCAATCAGTCAAAAAAGGGCAACTATTAGTCGAGTTGGATGATGAACTACTACGATTGGAAGGTGAAAAATTGTCGATTTCGCTTGAAGTCACAAAGGCAAACCAAGTGATCAGTTTTCAGAAATGGAAACAGGCAGAAAAACTAATCGAAGTTAAAGTCCGTGAGATCGATAAAAAAACCGAAATGTTGGAGATAGCAGAATCCGAGTGGGAAATGGCTAAGGATATCAAGGAGAAAAAAGAAATTTTATGGAAACAAGGATACATATCTTTATCAGAACTAGACAAATGGAAGTTTGATGAAGAAAATAAACATGCAATTTACAAAAATATAAAACGTGATCGAGATAGTTTATTATCAGTCTTGAATTTAAATTTTGATTTAGAAGAACCAAACTTGCCTACGAAACTGAAACTTTGGAAAGAACAGAACACCATCATTGAAAGAACCGAATATGAATTGAGTCTCACAAATACAAAAATCCTAGAAAACCAAATAAAATTTAACAAACAAATGATTTCGGAATCAAAACTATTCGCTCCCAAAGCCGGGACGATACTGAAAGTTCATTTAAAAGAAGGGGAAATATCCAATCACCTAACTCTATTGAGTTTGATCGAAAATGGTGATCTTTCGATTTTGTTTCAAATAGGTGAGTCGGATTTAAAGTTAATCCAACCGGGGAAAAGAGTAGAATTCAAACCGAGTCTAGATGGTATGCCTGTCGCATTCGGCAAAATAGATACAGTCAGTGGTTATTTAGAATCCAGAACTCATGGAATCGGAGTCAAGGTCAAATTATTCAAAAACCAACATTCTCTTATGACTGGAATGTTTGGAGTTGCGAAAGTGGATACCGACACTTCCAAAGATTTGTTGTTAGTTCCAAAAGATTCAGTGTTTGGTGATGGAGTATCAGGATTTTTTCTTTTTCTAAAAAAAGGAGAAACGATTCAAAAACGTTTTATACAATGCAAATCTTATAATGAAAAAGATATGGAAGTGATGAGTGGACTAAACTCTGAGGATTTGTTTCAAGTTAACGTAAAATGA
- a CDS encoding efflux RND transporter permease subunit has protein sequence MNLIDPIVRFYLSHNRLCWVGLIFIFMAVFFRLDRLKVQLLPNLTPLKYFVTTPFPNHSAEDVDLTLSLPMSNRISSVNSVKGLKTNSVHGKSTIEIELQLGAPILEFKEELYQLLSEIRDELPNGVGVPKVMVGSEFRNPFFEFTVNPNLIRNKSQISASIDQLRYKIERISGVIEVIQIGDLKPSLLVSFNESKLNLLPLKVRDLEYQITAGLQTGSLGKLLEVNQDVEIKFDSEIKSLAELQKFPIHLGDGKWIPIEDIADVSLATLPSDQIIGTNGEGTVYFGVLVDPTKDPLKISNQILHILKENQSSLHPKVFYDSSRELKSQINQFVFFLIISLFSALVFSYLSYKEWLPVICLFVSVIFSLVYFFHFLVFFSLSINLLSLSGISVGIGMLFDANNLIYYSIQSSWKDQKDKLVAVSHGIRHVIISLFSSGFTTMVVIFPLLFYVHEWQDFFYDIGLSIVLLVFSSLLTSVTVVPLFVFTFAAKVSNKSASESPTLFIWNGNTKWKMSKKGSFIFFLLFGIYIFHSIGWDSKKFQIFPKPNSIGKMVQFTPKVRLGMNEERFFIQEIRNKFKKLDHNLDVLILPILSDGGSIPHQYAIPFLIKWFSDGNSNIELDLSESIDPTRWNLQWMDLPSELFLSLPFVPYDSVVVSHDDLENLIHWEKEFQSLSERMAEGRFAFLPSPITLKTWKSIPFLNSELSPDLDDLKLRVSLTNVPNYIGMVGIQNPMPLYFEFKNMNRLQSNQTSNLLPNFKSASKESIFPDTLFQMEEKQSYSEFRRESGRFYLEWIGDWDIKSQLTQLHQNGFHYVIRSEKKEMISFFLILMILLVCSFLFIYLTLVGIFESFFRPAVYLMMSILYSFVVISFLFLFVSQIHFGHYMGLVVLIGLSLDSISLFGERWEETKKLHNISDRINHIFNWMKKPVILNAGSTFFGLLPVVMISFPGSEFVRAIAVTICIGILVSAYFVFKIYPIVFSKYLNARV, from the coding sequence ATGAATCTTATTGATCCAATAGTTCGGTTTTATCTCAGTCACAATCGTTTGTGTTGGGTCGGATTGATATTTATTTTTATGGCAGTATTTTTCCGATTGGATCGATTGAAGGTTCAATTATTACCGAATCTCACTCCACTCAAATATTTTGTCACCACTCCATTTCCAAATCATTCGGCAGAAGATGTTGATCTTACATTAAGTTTACCGATGTCAAATAGGATCTCATCTGTTAATTCTGTTAAAGGATTGAAGACCAATTCAGTTCACGGAAAATCCACTATCGAAATTGAATTACAATTGGGAGCTCCCATTTTGGAATTTAAAGAGGAACTGTACCAGTTGTTATCTGAAATTAGAGATGAGTTACCAAATGGAGTTGGGGTCCCTAAAGTGATGGTAGGGAGTGAATTTCGAAATCCCTTTTTTGAATTTACAGTGAATCCAAATTTGATTCGAAACAAGTCTCAAATTTCTGCTTCTATCGATCAGTTGCGATACAAAATTGAAAGAATTTCGGGTGTGATAGAAGTAATTCAAATCGGAGATCTTAAACCTTCTCTCCTTGTTTCGTTCAATGAATCGAAACTCAATTTACTCCCATTGAAAGTAAGGGACCTCGAATATCAAATCACAGCGGGATTACAAACTGGATCCCTTGGAAAACTTTTGGAAGTAAACCAAGATGTAGAAATTAAATTTGATTCGGAAATTAAGTCTTTGGCAGAACTTCAAAAATTTCCGATCCATCTAGGAGATGGGAAATGGATTCCGATCGAAGATATAGCAGATGTTTCCTTGGCAACATTGCCTTCTGATCAAATCATTGGAACCAATGGAGAAGGGACAGTTTATTTTGGAGTGTTAGTGGATCCAACAAAAGATCCTCTAAAAATTTCGAATCAAATCCTGCATATTTTAAAGGAAAATCAATCATCTCTCCACCCCAAAGTATTTTATGATTCCTCAAGAGAATTAAAATCTCAAATCAATCAATTCGTTTTCTTTTTGATTATCAGTCTATTTTCTGCATTGGTTTTTTCTTATCTTTCTTATAAAGAATGGTTACCTGTGATTTGTTTGTTTGTCTCAGTTATTTTTTCACTTGTTTACTTTTTTCATTTTTTAGTTTTTTTTTCCTTATCCATTAATCTATTAAGTTTGAGTGGGATTTCTGTTGGGATCGGTATGTTGTTTGATGCCAATAATTTAATTTATTATTCCATACAATCGAGTTGGAAAGATCAGAAAGATAAGTTGGTTGCGGTTTCGCATGGAATTCGCCATGTGATCATATCTTTGTTTTCATCAGGATTCACGACCATGGTTGTGATCTTTCCTTTGTTGTTTTATGTTCACGAATGGCAGGATTTTTTTTATGACATTGGGCTTAGTATTGTACTTTTGGTATTTTCATCCTTGCTAACATCCGTTACAGTTGTTCCTTTGTTTGTTTTTACATTTGCCGCAAAAGTATCAAATAAAAGTGCAAGTGAGTCTCCTACATTATTCATTTGGAATGGTAATACAAAGTGGAAGATGAGTAAAAAAGGATCATTCATATTCTTTCTCTTGTTCGGTATTTATATTTTCCATTCCATCGGATGGGATTCCAAAAAATTTCAAATTTTTCCAAAACCAAATTCAATAGGCAAAATGGTTCAATTCACACCGAAAGTGAGACTTGGTATGAATGAAGAGCGTTTTTTTATCCAAGAAATACGAAATAAATTCAAAAAACTTGATCATAACCTGGATGTTTTGATTTTACCTATCCTTTCGGATGGAGGATCCATTCCTCACCAATACGCCATTCCTTTCCTCATCAAATGGTTTAGTGATGGGAATTCAAACATTGAATTAGATCTTTCGGAATCCATTGATCCCACTCGTTGGAATTTACAATGGATGGATCTTCCCTCAGAATTGTTTTTATCGTTACCATTTGTTCCGTATGATTCCGTTGTGGTCTCTCATGACGATCTGGAAAATTTAATCCATTGGGAGAAGGAATTCCAATCGTTGTCCGAACGAATGGCAGAGGGAAGATTTGCTTTTTTACCAAGTCCTATTACGTTGAAAACCTGGAAATCCATTCCTTTTTTAAACTCTGAACTATCACCCGATTTGGATGATTTGAAGCTGAGAGTGTCACTAACAAATGTTCCAAATTACATTGGTATGGTGGGTATTCAAAACCCAATGCCTTTATATTTTGAATTCAAAAACATGAATCGGTTGCAGTCCAATCAAACTTCGAACCTACTTCCAAACTTCAAATCAGCTTCAAAAGAATCAATTTTTCCTGATACCTTATTTCAAATGGAAGAAAAACAAAGTTATTCGGAGTTTAGAAGAGAATCAGGTAGGTTTTATTTGGAATGGATAGGGGATTGGGATATAAAATCTCAACTCACTCAACTGCATCAGAATGGATTTCATTATGTTATCCGATCCGAAAAGAAAGAGATGATTTCATTTTTTCTAATACTTATGATTTTACTTGTATGTTCATTTTTATTTATCTATTTAACATTGGTTGGAATCTTTGAGTCTTTTTTTCGACCAGCAGTCTATCTAATGATGAGCATATTGTATTCGTTTGTCGTTATCTCTTTTTTGTTTTTATTTGTTTCACAAATTCATTTCGGCCATTACATGGGTCTTGTTGTTTTGATTGGACTTTCATTGGATAGTATTTCTTTGTTTGGCGAGAGATGGGAAGAGACTAAGAAACTTCATAATATTTCTGATAGAATCAATCACATATTTAATTGGATGAAAAAACCTGTGATTCTAAATGCAGGTAGCACTTTTTTTGGATTGCTCCCTGTTGTAATGATTTCATTCCCAGGTTCGGAGTTTGTTCGAGCCATCGCAGTGACAATTTGTATTGGAATTCTAGTTTCCGCCTATTTTGTATTCAAGATTTATCCAATTGTATTCTCAAAGTATTTGAATGCCCGTGTGTAA
- a CDS encoding efflux RND transporter permease subunit translates to MKYQLFMVFGLIVLISILKIREIKLGDAKVMEDVETLVITQNWPSKTARQIEENVTKPWEMILKSVDGYLELKSISDHGNLALYLTLSPEFPKEELLQSVRNVYILNQNKFPRDIHFPRFVYDKDKEFHFILLKKVKSDRTSSLSDLEQRIKDIDYVTKFVYQPEFEREIQIKVDHLSLLQSSQPTMVQIYQSIRRHFEGVRMDTSREEYFVTDYPIKPMEWGKIQIQFGNFGKVSLGQIARVEVEQVDAKKNTRVNGKSFESILIHTDSGFRQLLLELKLVGILKSFPDWEIVFSSQEELFTNTVELVFFYLLIESYLMIYLGLYKRKWLEAFVFSFSFLLFLIVVFFFLHLFQIPIGDSGFVFLFVLKLFFPFVRFQRVLYHKKQIGGFVLLFSVLVWLEWIPISIFVLIFIFFNSLAVYPFCRNLILVFLKRKCVLTLNLSTFQISFLNRILNPKPISNPGAFFMISGLVLLFSFFYSVEGLWVSFPITSNQSSIQHARLEFPTYTSESEINRVTRQVEEAILSQHWTKLLVVTQKNFRSEFYLKLAELTNPQLFSTLPTEMGYFHFVKGKAVQDTNTLRFTNQDPIALEVSILKLLPWLKSRKEIKEVVLGFQKASEGLKFQSNSTHRVKMKADVDPTIKESSFQLNPTVVAKMPLEEKIVDVKLMLNKTISKEEFRKQPVPTRNGSLVFLDSFRNFSSIKNFGRIYHKNTETSMEILIKGESLPWETIEDGIRNFLKNDETEYAERTETKSGEPHFRLVFFVILVSVLFFRKQYYKEYVSFVITITFIWKFQSILFTRDYLQLGMVILVYLFFSFTIRKKNQCLAHSNTFIIGSLFLSYVYPWNGGVYLFESMFLIFAFGYFYQKSLHYLKNIQTS, encoded by the coding sequence ATGAAATACCAGTTGTTTATGGTATTTGGATTGATTGTTTTAATTTCAATTCTAAAAATCAGAGAAATCAAGTTAGGCGATGCTAAGGTTATGGAAGATGTTGAAACTTTAGTCATCACTCAGAATTGGCCCAGCAAAACAGCCAGACAAATCGAAGAAAATGTAACCAAACCATGGGAAATGATCCTTAAATCTGTTGACGGTTATTTGGAATTAAAATCGATTTCTGATCATGGAAATTTAGCACTCTACTTAACGTTGAGTCCAGAATTTCCCAAAGAAGAATTACTCCAATCAGTTCGAAATGTGTACATTCTAAATCAAAACAAGTTTCCTCGAGACATTCATTTTCCCCGATTTGTTTATGATAAAGATAAAGAATTTCATTTCATTCTTCTGAAAAAGGTAAAGTCTGATCGGACTTCATCCCTTTCTGATTTGGAACAAAGGATCAAAGACATTGATTATGTGACGAAATTTGTATACCAACCCGAATTTGAGAGGGAAATACAAATCAAAGTGGACCATCTATCCTTATTACAATCATCACAACCAACAATGGTTCAAATTTACCAGTCCATACGTCGTCATTTTGAAGGTGTGAGAATGGATACAAGTCGTGAGGAGTATTTTGTTACGGACTACCCTATCAAACCAATGGAGTGGGGGAAAATCCAAATTCAATTTGGAAATTTCGGAAAAGTTTCACTCGGACAAATTGCTAGAGTGGAAGTGGAGCAAGTTGATGCAAAAAAAAATACAAGAGTGAATGGGAAAAGTTTCGAATCCATCCTCATCCATACCGACAGCGGATTTAGACAATTGTTATTAGAATTGAAGTTAGTTGGGATACTAAAAAGTTTTCCAGATTGGGAAATTGTTTTTTCCTCCCAAGAGGAATTATTCACAAACACTGTTGAATTGGTTTTCTTTTATCTATTGATCGAATCTTACTTAATGATATACCTAGGTTTGTACAAACGGAAATGGCTCGAAGCTTTCGTTTTCAGTTTTAGTTTTCTTCTATTTCTCATTGTCGTATTTTTTTTCCTTCACTTGTTTCAAATTCCCATCGGTGATTCTGGTTTCGTATTTTTGTTTGTTCTGAAATTATTTTTTCCTTTTGTACGTTTTCAACGTGTTTTATACCATAAGAAACAGATTGGGGGCTTTGTTTTATTATTTTCTGTTTTGGTATGGCTAGAGTGGATTCCCATCTCTATCTTTGTTTTGATTTTTATTTTTTTCAATAGTCTTGCAGTGTATCCTTTCTGTCGGAATTTGATTCTGGTATTTTTGAAACGAAAATGTGTTCTCACCTTAAACTTATCTACGTTCCAAATTTCATTTCTGAATCGAATTTTAAATCCGAAACCAATTTCAAATCCTGGCGCTTTCTTTATGATCTCTGGTCTTGTCCTTTTGTTTTCATTTTTTTATTCAGTGGAGGGCCTTTGGGTTTCGTTTCCCATCACATCCAATCAAAGTAGTATCCAACATGCTCGACTCGAATTTCCTACCTATACTTCGGAATCTGAAATCAATCGAGTCACAAGGCAGGTGGAAGAAGCAATTTTAAGCCAACATTGGACCAAATTACTTGTTGTGACTCAAAAAAATTTTCGTTCCGAGTTTTATTTAAAACTGGCTGAATTGACAAACCCTCAACTATTTTCTACTTTGCCAACGGAAATGGGGTATTTCCATTTTGTAAAAGGTAAAGCAGTCCAAGACACTAACACACTTCGTTTTACAAATCAGGATCCGATTGCATTGGAAGTTTCTATTTTGAAGTTATTACCTTGGCTGAAAAGTAGGAAGGAGATTAAGGAAGTTGTTTTAGGATTTCAAAAAGCGAGTGAAGGATTAAAGTTTCAATCGAATTCAACTCATCGTGTTAAAATGAAAGCAGATGTCGATCCAACCATCAAAGAGTCAAGTTTTCAATTGAATCCAACCGTCGTTGCGAAAATGCCTTTGGAAGAGAAAATAGTCGATGTGAAACTTATGCTCAATAAAACAATTTCAAAAGAGGAGTTTCGGAAACAACCCGTACCAACAAGAAACGGGAGTTTGGTATTTCTCGATTCTTTTCGAAATTTTTCTTCCATTAAAAATTTTGGGAGGATCTATCATAAAAATACTGAGACAAGTATGGAAATTTTGATCAAAGGAGAATCGCTCCCATGGGAAACAATTGAGGATGGGATTCGAAATTTTCTAAAAAACGATGAGACAGAGTATGCAGAACGTACTGAAACGAAATCAGGAGAACCACACTTTAGATTGGTGTTTTTTGTTATCCTCGTATCCGTTTTGTTCTTTCGGAAACAATATTACAAAGAGTATGTATCTTTTGTAATCACGATCACTTTTATATGGAAATTCCAATCGATTCTTTTTACAAGAGACTATCTTCAATTGGGTATGGTAATCTTAGTTTATCTATTTTTTAGTTTCACAATTCGAAAGAAAAATCAATGTTTGGCTCATTCAAATACCTTTATCATTGGATCATTATTTCTTTCCTATGTGTATCCTTGGAATGGTGGGGTTTACCTGTTTGAATCAATGTTTTTGATCTTTGCCTTTGGATATTTTTATCAAAAAAGCCTTCATTATCTAAAAAATATTCAAACCAGTTAA